In Virgibacillus sp. NKC19-16, a single genomic region encodes these proteins:
- the ccsA gene encoding cytochrome c biogenesis protein CcsA translates to MAMYYMVRVRMEELLIISVHMTPLFTLGGLIFAAIWAQIAWDRFWGWDPKEVWALITRFFCAAYLHLRLSRGWHGGTRLTVVGFSINMFNLIVVNLVLAGLHSYA, encoded by the coding sequence TTGGCGATGTATTATATGGTACGAGTACGAATGGAAGAATTATTAATTATAAGCGTCCACATGACTCCGTTATTTACACTCGGTGGTTTAATATTTGCTGCAATATGGGCGCAAATTGCCTGGGATCGTTTCTGGGGCTGGGACCCGAAAGAGGTTTGGGCATTAATCACACGTTTTTTCTGTGCTGCATACTTGCATTTAAGACTTTCAAGAGGTTGGCATGGGGGGACCCGCCTGACTGTAGTTGGGTTTTCGATCAACATGTTCAACCTGATTGTTGTGAATCTAGTCTTAGCCGGTCTGCATTCTTATGCATAA
- a CDS encoding LysR substrate-binding domain-containing protein, producing MNIDNLRMFCHVVKEGTITKAAHLGFVSQPAVTRQIRQLEDSYGTTLFDREEGKLKLTEAGKLLYPYAKEILALNKAAYEGIQEQVGEMEKILHIGASLTIGEYLLPGLIGRFEKLHPDIKFNLSIGNTPLILQKLEENEIDIALVEGVFQNDQYKKQKFADDELILVTPYAHRWGDKREIELNELPEEKMILREKESGTRLIVEDALRLHHVLENIENAMELGSTQAIKSAVEADLGVSILPKLTAQKELKYKTLREIPIKDFHLTRDFWMVQKKRRFKRVAQTYFEAFLMK from the coding sequence TTGAATATTGATAATTTGAGGATGTTTTGCCATGTGGTGAAAGAAGGGACTATTACAAAAGCTGCGCACTTGGGATTTGTGTCACAACCTGCTGTAACGAGGCAAATACGCCAGTTGGAAGACAGCTATGGAACAACACTATTTGATCGAGAAGAGGGAAAGTTAAAGTTGACGGAAGCCGGCAAACTGCTTTATCCATATGCAAAAGAAATACTTGCATTAAATAAAGCAGCTTACGAAGGGATTCAGGAACAAGTAGGAGAAATGGAAAAAATCTTACATATCGGAGCAAGTCTTACCATTGGAGAATATTTATTGCCTGGTTTAATTGGCCGTTTTGAAAAGCTTCATCCTGATATTAAATTCAATTTATCGATTGGTAACACACCCCTTATTCTTCAGAAATTGGAGGAAAATGAAATAGATATCGCTTTAGTGGAAGGTGTTTTCCAAAATGACCAATACAAAAAACAAAAATTTGCAGATGATGAATTAATATTAGTTACTCCCTACGCGCATCGTTGGGGAGATAAACGTGAGATTGAGCTTAACGAGTTACCCGAGGAAAAGATGATCTTGAGAGAGAAAGAGTCCGGAACCCGGTTAATCGTTGAAGATGCATTAAGGCTACATCATGTTCTAGAAAATATAGAAAATGCAATGGAACTCGGTAGTACGCAAGCCATAAAAAGTGCAGTGGAAGCTGATTTAGGAGTGAGTATCTTACCTAAATTAACCGCCCAGAAAGAATTAAAATATAAGACATTACGAGAAATCCCCATCAAAGACTTTCATTTAACAAGAGATTTTTGGATGGTACAGAAAAAGCGGAGATTTAAGAGGGTAGCACAGACGTATTTTGAAGCATTTTTGATGAAGTAG
- a CDS encoding PaaI family thioesterase: protein MEIVKAIQDEYPDDFSYCYGCGRLNESGHHFRTGWDGDQTVTFHTPRSEHTAIPGFVYGGVIASLIDCHGTASASLALHRKNGHEPGDDFDAPRFVTASLEVKFVKPTPQDVTLKAIGTVEEIHPKKFKVHTEVFAGDACCAKGEVGAVIMPDTFGGKK from the coding sequence ATGGAAATAGTAAAAGCAATCCAAGATGAATACCCGGATGACTTCTCCTATTGTTATGGGTGTGGCCGGCTAAATGAAAGTGGGCATCATTTCCGGACAGGTTGGGATGGTGATCAGACGGTTACTTTTCACACGCCGCGTTCTGAGCATACGGCAATACCCGGATTTGTCTATGGCGGGGTGATTGCATCATTAATCGATTGTCATGGAACGGCTTCGGCGTCACTTGCCCTGCACCGGAAGAATGGTCATGAGCCTGGTGACGACTTCGATGCACCACGTTTTGTGACTGCATCGCTTGAGGTTAAATTTGTTAAACCAACACCTCAGGATGTTACGTTAAAGGCGATTGGTACCGTGGAAGAAATTCATCCGAAGAAGTTTAAGGTACATACGGAAGTTTTTGCAGGTGATGCGTGTTGTGCCAAAGGAGAGGTTGGTGCAGTGATCATGCCGGATACATTTGGTGGAAAAAAATAA
- a CDS encoding CitMHS family transporter: MLSLIGFATILTIVILLIKGKVSPIIAMVLIPLLGAFLAGFGLGEIGEYFNQGIDQVIDVAVMFIFAILFFGIMQDAGLFDPLINKMVALSKGNIIAVSVATVLIAAVAQMDGSGASTFLITIPAMLPLYKRMNMNPYLLLLLIAGSAAIMNMTPWAGPLGRTASVLDIDVTELWYPLIPVQIIGMVLMIGLAVFLGFREKRRIKEQFGNQGLEAAAALEETPEEIEKEDEKSSSFTENSLARPKLIWVNAILAIGVVALLVSGIIPAGFAFMIGVSIALAINYPNLKDQTDRIKAHASSALTMATIILAAGSFLGILAGTGMLDAIAEDGVSVMPEAVGPYLHLIIGVLGVPFDLLLSTDAYYFALLPVVEQIASGFGTGALSTAYAMIIGNIVGTFVSPLAPAVWLALGLSGLEMGRHIKYSLPWLWGLSIVLLIIAVFIGVV; this comes from the coding sequence ATGTTAAGTTTAATAGGATTTGCGACCATATTGACAATTGTCATTTTATTAATCAAGGGGAAGGTTTCTCCTATTATTGCGATGGTATTAATACCATTATTAGGTGCATTTCTTGCCGGTTTTGGATTGGGTGAAATTGGCGAGTATTTTAATCAAGGAATTGATCAAGTCATCGATGTTGCTGTTATGTTCATTTTTGCAATTCTATTCTTTGGTATTATGCAAGATGCCGGACTTTTTGACCCTTTAATTAACAAGATGGTTGCGCTTTCGAAAGGAAATATTATAGCTGTAAGTGTAGCTACCGTTTTGATTGCGGCAGTTGCTCAAATGGATGGTTCCGGGGCGTCGACATTTCTGATTACCATTCCTGCTATGCTTCCATTGTATAAACGGATGAACATGAATCCATATTTACTGCTACTCTTGATTGCTGGAAGTGCTGCCATCATGAATATGACCCCATGGGCGGGACCTTTGGGTCGTACTGCTTCCGTTCTGGATATAGATGTCACGGAATTATGGTACCCGCTTATACCAGTGCAAATCATAGGGATGGTATTGATGATAGGTTTAGCAGTATTCCTCGGATTTAGAGAAAAACGGAGAATTAAAGAGCAGTTTGGGAATCAGGGGTTGGAAGCTGCGGCTGCGCTTGAGGAGACACCAGAAGAAATAGAGAAAGAGGACGAAAAATCCTCTTCTTTCACTGAAAATTCACTTGCACGTCCGAAATTAATTTGGGTAAATGCGATCCTTGCAATAGGTGTTGTCGCATTGTTAGTATCGGGGATCATTCCAGCTGGCTTTGCGTTTATGATTGGGGTCAGTATTGCACTGGCAATTAATTACCCAAATTTGAAAGATCAAACGGATAGAATTAAGGCACATGCTTCAAGCGCTCTGACAATGGCAACGATCATTCTAGCTGCAGGTTCATTTTTAGGAATTCTGGCAGGAACAGGAATGCTGGATGCAATAGCAGAAGACGGTGTTTCAGTAATGCCTGAAGCTGTTGGTCCTTATTTACATTTGATTATTGGAGTCTTGGGTGTACCTTTTGACTTACTGTTAAGTACGGATGCATATTATTTTGCATTGCTTCCAGTAGTTGAACAGATCGCATCAGGTTTTGGCACAGGTGCGCTATCTACAGCATATGCAATGATCATTGGGAACATTGTAGGGACATTTGTCAGCCCACTAGCACCAGCTGTTTGGCTAGCACTTGGTTTATCAGGTTTGGAAATGGGACGCCATATCAAATATTCCCTCCCGTGGTTATGGGGACTGAGTATTGTACTATTAATCATTGCGGTGTTTATTGGTGTGGTTTAA
- a CDS encoding YfcC family protein, translating to MNKTEGNGERDINHLQKKRWAMPDVYVILFLVLIMGFVATYLIPSGSFDREVVDGVERVVPDTYQQTEGPSLGLMDIFNSIQMGMVQSADIIFLILFTGGMFEVIERSGALNGLIKRAVTLTRGREFWLIAIISTIFALTGAIGAVANAIIAFVTIGVIIARALKLDPIIAVAITFGANFVGFSVGFMNPYTVGIAQDIAELPLLSGAGFRFVVFVIILATTIWYTWRYAKKIMADPASSIIGVYEDSDDDQNQLEAPFTIRHKLLLIFVAVCLGYFVYGSSQLGWTINNMSAFFLIIAIGAGILSGMRYNTLAITFMDGAKRLVYGALVVGLARAVIVILEEGVILDSIVYGLSVPLENLSPVFAALGMFLSNGVLNFLVNSGSGQAMIAMPMLTPLADMVGVTRQVAVQAFQFGDGLTNLIFPTSGILMASLAVANVSWTKWLKWVFPLFLIWFVIAIITLTVGVMIEWGPY from the coding sequence ATGAATAAGACAGAAGGAAACGGTGAAAGGGATATTAATCATCTCCAGAAAAAAAGATGGGCGATGCCGGATGTATATGTTATTTTATTTTTGGTATTGATAATGGGGTTTGTTGCTACATATCTTATACCATCAGGCTCATTTGATAGGGAAGTGGTTGATGGAGTTGAACGGGTAGTTCCTGATACCTATCAACAAACAGAAGGGCCATCACTCGGTTTGATGGATATTTTTAATTCGATTCAAATGGGGATGGTACAGTCAGCTGATATTATTTTCCTAATATTGTTCACAGGTGGAATGTTTGAGGTTATCGAACGTTCTGGGGCATTAAATGGTCTGATAAAACGTGCAGTAACCTTAACGCGTGGACGTGAGTTTTGGTTGATCGCTATCATTTCAACTATTTTTGCTTTAACCGGGGCAATTGGGGCTGTTGCTAATGCAATCATTGCATTTGTTACCATTGGTGTTATTATAGCACGGGCGCTTAAACTTGATCCAATCATCGCAGTGGCAATTACATTTGGAGCTAACTTTGTGGGGTTTAGCGTTGGATTTATGAACCCATATACAGTGGGAATCGCGCAAGACATTGCAGAGCTTCCACTTTTATCAGGAGCAGGTTTCAGGTTTGTTGTTTTTGTTATCATATTAGCTACAACTATTTGGTATACATGGCGCTATGCGAAGAAAATTATGGCAGATCCCGCGTCCAGTATAATCGGGGTGTATGAGGATAGTGATGATGATCAGAATCAGCTTGAAGCCCCTTTTACGATAAGACATAAACTGTTGCTGATTTTTGTAGCCGTATGTTTGGGATATTTTGTGTATGGATCATCGCAATTAGGTTGGACCATTAATAATATGTCTGCATTTTTCCTGATTATTGCCATAGGTGCAGGTATACTCTCAGGAATGCGATATAATACACTTGCGATCACGTTCATGGACGGTGCAAAAAGACTGGTTTACGGTGCATTAGTAGTAGGGCTTGCGAGAGCTGTTATCGTCATTTTGGAAGAAGGGGTGATACTTGATTCCATCGTGTATGGATTATCTGTACCATTAGAAAATCTCTCTCCAGTATTTGCTGCACTTGGGATGTTCCTTTCCAATGGTGTATTAAATTTCTTAGTAAATTCCGGCAGCGGGCAGGCAATGATCGCAATGCCGATGTTAACGCCTTTGGCTGACATGGTTGGAGTTACCAGACAGGTCGCTGTGCAGGCATTTCAGTTTGGCGACGGTTTAACTAATCTCATCTTTCCAACGTCCGGTATTCTAATGGCAAGTCTTGCTGTGGCCAATGTTTCATGGACAAAATGGCTGAAATGGGTATTCCCGTTATTTCTTATTTGGTTTGTCATTGCAATAATAACGTTGACTGTTGGTGTGATGATTGAGTGGGGCCCGTACTAA
- a CDS encoding ATP-binding protein — MIRFHKPYNKRNLEPNVKVSLKIKMIVLISLLIAGICILFAGFLHIFISNTIEDQVGKRALSVAKTVANMPEVKAAFELEDPASVIQETVAPIREETGAEFIVVGNREGIRYSHPNPERIGEEMIGGDNARALEDGEAYVSRSTGSLGLSIRGKLPVLNEAGDIMGVVSVGFLNEDVQSIIANQSKSLWLTLAGVGLLGIAGAIFIAYYIKKLLSNMEPEEISHLLLQKESILQSAHEGMIAVDRKGIITLMNTAAKHILFGDVQHPDHFSGKPIDELLPGTALFDVLESGESHYDKEMILGKSVVLVNQVPVYMEGTIEGAVSTFRKKTEMEHMTRELQQIKQYANAQRAQTHEFSNKLYTILGLLQLGEKQEAIEFIKKEKNIQQERSEFLTQQVKDSVAQGLLQGKINQVNELGISLSIHPDSQLSQAYHEDTQEALLTGLGNLLENAIESVKNNQEGDRRISLFFTDIGDDIVVEVDDSGSGISEANMPHIFEQGFSTKEKGKRGSGLSLTRHIVHKSGGEVMLEEGEMRGACFVMIIPKNRRKHR; from the coding sequence ATGATTCGTTTTCATAAACCGTATAACAAGCGAAATTTGGAGCCTAATGTGAAAGTTAGTTTGAAAATAAAGATGATTGTTCTGATCAGTTTGCTAATTGCTGGTATTTGTATCCTTTTTGCTGGATTTCTTCATATATTTATTTCCAATACCATCGAAGACCAGGTCGGAAAACGTGCTTTAAGTGTGGCCAAGACTGTTGCCAATATGCCGGAAGTAAAGGCGGCTTTTGAGCTGGAGGATCCTGCTTCTGTAATTCAGGAAACCGTGGCTCCAATTCGGGAGGAAACCGGTGCAGAATTTATTGTTGTTGGAAATAGGGAGGGGATTCGTTATTCCCATCCAAACCCGGAAAGAATCGGGGAAGAAATGATAGGTGGGGACAATGCTCGTGCCCTAGAGGACGGGGAAGCCTATGTATCTAGGAGCACAGGGTCACTTGGACTTTCTATTCGTGGGAAGCTGCCTGTTTTGAATGAAGCAGGGGACATTATGGGTGTCGTGTCTGTGGGTTTTCTTAATGAGGATGTCCAGAGCATTATTGCAAATCAGAGCAAGTCACTATGGCTTACCCTGGCTGGGGTTGGTCTATTAGGGATTGCAGGTGCGATTTTTATTGCCTATTATATCAAAAAGTTGTTATCCAATATGGAACCGGAGGAAATCTCGCATTTACTCTTGCAAAAAGAATCGATATTGCAGTCAGCCCATGAAGGTATGATAGCTGTTGATCGTAAGGGAATCATAACCTTGATGAATACGGCAGCAAAACATATTCTGTTCGGTGACGTGCAGCACCCGGATCATTTTTCCGGGAAACCAATCGATGAGCTATTGCCAGGTACGGCTTTGTTTGATGTACTGGAAAGTGGTGAGAGCCATTATGACAAGGAAATGATACTCGGGAAATCTGTTGTCTTGGTAAACCAGGTACCTGTCTACATGGAAGGGACAATTGAAGGTGCTGTATCCACGTTTCGGAAAAAAACAGAAATGGAACATATGACGCGTGAACTTCAGCAAATTAAACAATATGCAAATGCGCAACGCGCTCAAACCCATGAATTTTCCAATAAACTCTATACGATTTTGGGATTACTTCAGTTAGGTGAAAAACAGGAAGCTATCGAATTTATTAAAAAAGAAAAAAATATCCAGCAGGAACGATCGGAATTTTTGACACAGCAGGTAAAAGATTCTGTCGCTCAAGGGCTTTTACAAGGGAAAATCAATCAGGTGAATGAACTTGGGATAAGCTTGTCCATTCATCCGGATAGTCAACTTAGCCAAGCGTACCACGAGGACACGCAGGAGGCACTACTTACCGGGCTTGGAAATCTGCTTGAAAATGCGATTGAATCTGTTAAAAATAATCAGGAGGGGGACAGGCGAATTAGCCTATTTTTCACTGATATAGGGGATGATATCGTGGTAGAGGTTGATGATTCGGGTTCGGGTATTTCAGAAGCGAATATGCCACATATTTTTGAACAAGGATTTTCTACAAAAGAAAAGGGAAAACGAGGAAGTGGCTTGAGCTTAACCCGCCATATTGTACATAAATCAGGAGGCGAAGTCATGCTTGAAGAAGGGGAAATGAGGGGTGCCTGCTTCGTGATGATTATACCTAAAAATAGGAGGAAACACAGATGA
- a CDS encoding response regulator has protein sequence MSDNIQVLIIEDDFRIAEINRRYVESLEGYMVQEVVKTGEEALTYLENCMSRPQLILLDIYIPDVKGMELFWQIRHHYQDVDMIAVTAANEAATIEEALRGGAFDYIVKPVDADRFTQSLKRYKQYRSFFIAKEILGQRDIDSVTGNYHLTESSSTNANLPKGIDPITLNDIRDLLKSNKEKGITAVELSKLIGTSRSTARRYLEYLVSTSEIHTTLKYGSVGRPEREYMRRETYEQNEEYKK, from the coding sequence ATGAGTGATAATATACAGGTTCTTATTATCGAAGACGATTTCCGGATTGCTGAAATAAACAGAAGATATGTGGAAAGCTTAGAAGGATATATGGTTCAGGAAGTTGTAAAGACGGGAGAAGAAGCATTGACCTATTTGGAAAATTGCATGTCTCGGCCACAGTTGATTCTGCTTGATATTTACATTCCTGATGTGAAAGGGATGGAGTTGTTTTGGCAGATCCGTCATCATTATCAGGATGTGGATATGATCGCTGTCACTGCCGCCAACGAAGCTGCAACGATTGAGGAAGCATTAAGAGGGGGCGCTTTTGATTATATCGTGAAACCGGTGGATGCTGATCGTTTCACGCAGTCCTTGAAGCGATATAAACAGTACCGTAGCTTTTTTATTGCGAAAGAGATTTTGGGGCAGCGTGATATTGATTCTGTTACAGGGAATTATCATTTGACTGAATCCAGCAGTACAAACGCGAATTTGCCTAAAGGAATTGATCCGATTACATTGAATGATATCAGAGATCTTTTGAAATCCAATAAGGAAAAAGGGATAACTGCTGTGGAACTGAGTAAACTGATCGGGACAAGCCGCTCCACGGCACGTCGCTATCTGGAATACCTGGTGTCCACAAGTGAGATTCATACCACATTAAAATACGGAAGTGTCGGCAGGCCGGAGCGTGAGTACATGCGCCGTGAAACTTATGAACAAAATGAAGAATATAAGAAATAA
- a CDS encoding alanyl-tRNA editing protein — protein MATKKLYYDDPYMCKFNASVLKSGKDDNDRFYVVLDRTAFYPTGGGQPHDTGTLNSVQVYDVQEIDGEVRHYTRVPVDTNHGIAGEIDWEKRFDHMQQHAGQHILSAAFEREFDYKTVSFHLGREICTIDLDTVDLSGEEIMMVENKVNDIILENRRLVTKWVDAEDLSQYPLRKEVSVSKNIRLVIIPDFDYNGCGGTHPDSTGQVSSLKILHWEKQKKNTRVYFVCGSRVLKELGMKHQAIQGLSDTLNAPQEALNKTAIKVLQQNKELEKKINELKTELIDYEAEAYIEKAEEIWGRKIIRTVFDNRPMSELQLLAKRITVRSGDTIVLFVNESKGKLQLVCAKGESVEAKMNELVKKVLSLINGKGGGNASVAQGGGEKIIPPEKLIETMINRL, from the coding sequence ATGGCAACAAAAAAGTTATATTATGACGATCCATATATGTGCAAATTCAATGCCAGCGTGCTGAAATCAGGGAAGGATGATAATGATCGTTTTTATGTGGTGCTGGACCGTACAGCTTTTTATCCGACAGGAGGCGGACAGCCGCATGATACCGGCACATTGAATAGTGTACAGGTTTATGACGTGCAGGAAATTGACGGGGAAGTGCGCCATTATACTAGAGTACCTGTCGATACAAATCATGGGATTGCAGGTGAGATTGACTGGGAGAAACGATTTGATCATATGCAACAGCATGCTGGACAGCATATTCTCTCTGCGGCATTTGAGAGAGAATTTGATTATAAAACGGTTAGTTTCCACCTTGGACGGGAGATTTGCACGATTGATTTGGACACAGTCGATCTAAGTGGTGAAGAAATAATGATGGTGGAGAATAAAGTGAATGATATTATTTTAGAAAATAGGAGGCTTGTGACAAAATGGGTGGATGCAGAAGACCTTTCGCAGTATCCACTCCGAAAAGAAGTTTCTGTTTCCAAAAATATCCGACTCGTCATTATTCCGGATTTTGATTATAACGGCTGTGGCGGAACACATCCTGACTCCACTGGACAGGTGAGTTCGCTAAAAATTCTACATTGGGAAAAGCAGAAGAAAAATACACGTGTTTATTTTGTATGCGGTAGCAGAGTGTTAAAGGAATTGGGAATGAAACATCAAGCTATCCAAGGATTATCTGATACATTAAATGCTCCACAGGAAGCGCTGAATAAAACCGCTATTAAAGTGTTACAACAAAATAAGGAACTGGAGAAAAAGATAAATGAGCTGAAGACGGAACTGATAGATTATGAAGCAGAAGCGTATATTGAAAAGGCTGAGGAGATATGGGGCCGGAAAATTATCAGGACTGTTTTTGACAATCGCCCTATGTCTGAACTACAGTTGCTTGCAAAAAGAATTACTGTCCGTTCGGGTGATACGATCGTATTGTTTGTAAATGAAAGTAAAGGAAAACTTCAACTAGTCTGCGCAAAAGGAGAGAGTGTTGAAGCTAAAATGAATGAGTTGGTCAAAAAGGTTCTTTCTCTAATTAATGGAAAAGGGGGAGGAAATGCTTCCGTTGCGCAGGGTGGAGGTGAAAAAATCATACCACCTGAAAAGTTAATCGAAACAATGATTAACAGACTGTGA
- a CDS encoding trimeric intracellular cation channel family protein, producing MIWEVLNIVGTIAFAISGAIIATHEDYDILGVYVLGFVTAFGGSTIRNLLIGIPIESIWTQGDLFVVVFLVLTVVFLLPNNWIEYWDKWGILFDAIGLASFAIQGALSAVEVNAPLSAVLVAATLTGCGGGMIRDVLAGRKPMVLRAEIYALWATFGGLIIGLGLVNGPWSTGVLFVAIVTLRMSSVRFQWRLPRHPIWK from the coding sequence TTGATATGGGAAGTACTTAACATTGTTGGAACTATTGCATTTGCAATTAGTGGTGCCATTATTGCTACGCATGAGGATTATGACATTTTAGGTGTTTATGTTTTAGGGTTTGTGACGGCGTTCGGAGGTAGTACGATCCGTAACCTGTTGATTGGTATACCGATTGAATCCATTTGGACACAAGGTGATTTATTCGTTGTCGTCTTTTTGGTGCTCACGGTGGTTTTCCTATTACCGAATAACTGGATTGAATATTGGGATAAATGGGGAATTCTTTTTGACGCGATTGGTTTAGCGTCATTTGCCATTCAAGGGGCTTTAAGTGCTGTTGAAGTCAATGCACCATTAAGTGCGGTACTCGTTGCGGCGACATTGACTGGATGTGGCGGAGGGATGATCAGGGACGTTCTTGCAGGACGTAAGCCGATGGTTCTTCGCGCGGAGATTTACGCACTTTGGGCGACATTCGGCGGTTTAATTATTGGTCTTGGTTTAGTCAATGGCCCTTGGTCGACAGGTGTTCTTTTTGTCGCAATTGTTACATTAAGGATGAGTTCGGTGCGTTTTCAATGGAGATTACCCCGGCATCCAATATGGAAATGA
- a CDS encoding RNA-guided endonuclease InsQ/TnpB family protein, with the protein MLVCMNYKYEMFPNEEQIQKLDSWLFICRHQYNSALLDKQRFYQKNKTGLSRTTLQEQQKEDKEKCKLLKTIPSQPLQEVLFRLERSYKNFFEGRARYPKIKKHKDYNSMTFTQFGVEKQNRKNKKTGEVKERNVRYAASLDEDNRLLISKLGAVYVNFHRPLEGKVKQVTIKRQGNHWFAIFSVEKHVNETVDFPVPSTGIDVGIQKFAVLSDGTKVENPKFLVKEEKKLKRAQKKLSCMKKGSNNWKKQLQKVQQLHIKVANQRRDFLHKLSYHLSKTYKFVFVEDLNIQNMVKNRHLAKAIHDAGWGAFRNKLEYKCQNNGGKLVRINPHYTSQDCSGCKKRVRKSLSVRTHVCKSCGTVLDRDHNAAINIEKVGLDLLGMCPTA; encoded by the coding sequence ATGCTAGTATGCATGAATTACAAATATGAAATGTTTCCAAACGAAGAACAAATTCAAAAGCTGGATAGTTGGCTGTTCATTTGCCGTCATCAGTACAACTCTGCACTTTTGGATAAACAACGTTTTTACCAAAAGAACAAGACTGGATTATCCCGAACCACATTACAAGAACAGCAAAAGGAGGACAAGGAAAAATGCAAACTTCTTAAAACAATCCCGTCACAGCCTCTGCAGGAGGTACTCTTCCGGCTGGAACGATCGTACAAAAACTTTTTCGAAGGGCGAGCACGTTATCCAAAAATCAAAAAACATAAAGATTATAATTCAATGACATTTACACAATTTGGGGTCGAAAAACAAAATAGGAAAAACAAGAAAACCGGTGAAGTCAAAGAACGGAATGTGCGTTATGCGGCCTCACTTGATGAGGACAACCGTCTATTAATTTCAAAGCTTGGAGCAGTGTACGTGAATTTTCATCGCCCATTGGAGGGCAAGGTGAAACAAGTTACCATCAAACGCCAGGGCAACCATTGGTTTGCGATATTCAGTGTTGAAAAACACGTAAACGAAACGGTTGATTTCCCTGTTCCATCAACAGGCATTGATGTTGGTATCCAAAAGTTTGCCGTACTATCGGATGGGACTAAAGTCGAAAATCCGAAGTTCCTTGTGAAAGAAGAAAAGAAATTAAAACGAGCGCAAAAGAAGCTTTCCTGCATGAAAAAAGGCTCAAATAACTGGAAAAAACAACTTCAGAAAGTGCAGCAACTTCACATAAAAGTTGCGAACCAGCGCCGTGATTTTCTCCATAAGCTGAGCTATCATCTTTCGAAAACGTATAAATTCGTTTTTGTGGAAGACCTGAATATCCAAAATATGGTTAAAAATCGTCATTTGGCAAAAGCGATTCATGACGCCGGTTGGGGTGCTTTTCGTAATAAGCTCGAATACAAATGCCAAAACAATGGTGGAAAACTCGTAAGAATAAACCCGCACTATACCAGTCAAGACTGTTCCGGCTGCAAGAAGCGTGTGAGAAAGTCTTTGTCCGTTCGCACGCATGTATGCAAGTCATGTGGGACAGTTTTAGACCGAGATCATAATGCGGCCATCAATATTGAAAAAGTTGGACTGGATCTTTTGGGTATGTGTCCAACCGCATGA
- a CDS encoding peroxiredoxin family protein, with protein MKKAILVLVVVGMFGWAVYDFTSSTDETSTEENNNSGGGTITSPIPDGEEDQVEESDEVGISEGQIAPDFQLNTIEGETVHLSDYRGQRVILNFWATWCPPCRAEIPDFQKLYDSEDVEILAVDLTETEESVEDVESFVEEFEMTFPVLMDESSDVADMYQVMAYPTSYMIDSSGRIQFVALGAMNYDLMIQELEKME; from the coding sequence ATGAAAAAAGCGATTCTTGTTCTCGTCGTTGTAGGTATGTTTGGGTGGGCTGTTTATGATTTTACAAGTTCAACGGATGAAACGTCCACGGAGGAAAATAATAACTCGGGTGGTGGGACAATTACTTCACCAATACCTGACGGGGAAGAGGATCAGGTCGAGGAGTCAGATGAAGTAGGGATTTCTGAGGGACAAATTGCTCCTGACTTTCAATTAAATACAATTGAGGGAGAAACGGTACATTTGTCTGATTATCGGGGTCAGCGTGTTATCCTTAATTTTTGGGCAACATGGTGTCCGCCTTGCAGGGCAGAGATCCCCGATTTTCAAAAGCTGTATGACAGTGAGGATGTGGAAATTTTAGCAGTTGATTTGACAGAGACGGAAGAAAGCGTGGAGGATGTCGAATCGTTCGTGGAAGAATTTGAAATGACATTCCCGGTCCTGATGGATGAAAGTTCCGATGTAGCTGATATGTATCAGGTAATGGCATATCCAACTTCTTATATGATTGATTCCAGTGGACGTATACAATTCGTCGCACTGGGTGCAATGAATTATGATCTAATGATTCAGGAATTGGAAAAGATGGAATAG
- a CDS encoding metal-sensitive transcriptional regulator translates to MNYDDQVKNRVKRIEGQVRGLLKAMDEEKECRDVVNQMSAARNALDRAIALIVSRNLEECIRNEKESGQSSEDIVKEAVNLLVKSR, encoded by the coding sequence ATGAACTATGATGATCAAGTAAAAAATAGAGTGAAACGTATTGAAGGCCAGGTCAGGGGACTGTTAAAAGCAATGGACGAGGAAAAAGAATGCCGTGATGTAGTGAATCAGATGTCAGCTGCTAGAAATGCACTTGATCGTGCTATCGCGTTAATTGTCAGCAGAAACTTGGAAGAATGCATTCGCAATGAGAAGGAGTCCGGTCAAAGTTCTGAAGATATTGTAAAAGAAGCGGTAAACCTGCTTGTAAAAAGCCGGTAA